One Nitrososphaerota archaeon DNA segment encodes these proteins:
- a CDS encoding NADH-quinone oxidoreductase subunit M, translating into MEYALLQAVFLPLLLSPIAYILGRKMGPNAATWFTFGLLLYCTFLVIQVSLSGSYEEHYVWTKLFGEFGFKLDGLAIPFAVIIYVLSTVLALYSKPYMLHKFHEMYEEHFHHTNSGSGQTTAMVESSEMNKYVKKQSGLYFALYLVFVMGMLGTVLATNLIQFYIFFEVMLIPAFFLVAFWGDGPRRRISLMFLFWTHVGAVVLLLGFLTIGLSIGSFDFAAISEAKIPQDVLMLSAIAIVLGLSVKLAAFIYHIWLPYVHGAAPTPISALLSPAMIGIGAYGLFRLIIEFLPNTYAEMAIWLHIWGLITMIYGGAMALMQDDIKRLLAYSSISQMGYILFGIGSYSTLGLAGAEFMYVTHGLGKALLFMTAGILIVQCGTRSMTKLGGLAGKMPITAVCAVIGALTIAGVPPTSGFMGEWTLFAGALDTAVKENAASGATLRYITFGLGLVATVITMSYMLWMLKRVFFGKLPEHLSHVKEASWYMTAPMMVLAGFTIVVGIYPDLFFEDIIPYMKGVLGV; encoded by the coding sequence ATGGAATACGCACTTCTTCAGGCAGTCTTCCTGCCTTTGTTATTGTCACCAATAGCATATATTCTGGGCAGAAAGATGGGTCCAAACGCCGCAACCTGGTTTACCTTTGGACTGTTGCTATATTGCACATTTTTAGTCATACAAGTGTCGCTATCTGGAAGCTATGAAGAGCACTATGTCTGGACCAAACTCTTTGGAGAATTTGGATTCAAGCTGGACGGTCTTGCAATTCCGTTTGCAGTAATCATCTATGTTCTAAGTACTGTATTGGCACTATACTCCAAACCATACATGTTGCACAAGTTCCATGAAATGTACGAAGAACACTTCCACCACACTAACTCTGGCTCTGGACAGACAACTGCAATGGTAGAATCCTCTGAGATGAACAAATATGTCAAAAAGCAGTCCGGTCTGTACTTTGCACTGTATCTGGTATTTGTTATGGGCATGCTTGGTACAGTTCTTGCAACAAATCTCATCCAATTCTATATTTTCTTTGAGGTCATGCTGATTCCGGCTTTCTTCCTAGTTGCATTCTGGGGTGACGGACCTAGAAGAAGAATTTCCCTGATGTTCCTGTTCTGGACCCATGTTGGCGCAGTTGTGTTGTTGTTAGGATTTTTGACAATTGGATTATCCATTGGAAGCTTTGACTTTGCGGCAATATCGGAGGCAAAAATCCCGCAAGATGTCCTGATGCTTTCTGCAATAGCTATAGTACTTGGCCTTTCAGTCAAGCTTGCGGCCTTTATCTACCACATTTGGCTACCATATGTCCACGGAGCAGCCCCCACACCAATTAGTGCACTGCTGTCTCCTGCAATGATCGGAATTGGTGCATATGGTCTTTTCAGATTAATTATCGAATTTTTGCCAAACACGTATGCAGAAATGGCAATCTGGCTCCACATCTGGGGTCTTATCACTATGATTTACGGAGGTGCAATGGCACTAATGCAAGATGACATCAAGCGATTATTGGCATATTCCAGCATAAGCCAGATGGGCTACATCCTATTTGGAATAGGCTCGTATTCCACATTAGGACTTGCGGGAGCAGAGTTCATGTATGTGACCCACGGCTTGGGTAAAGCACTCCTCTTCATGACTGCAGGTATTCTGATTGTGCAGTGTGGCACGCGAAGCATGACAAAACTTGGAGGGCTTGCAGGAAAAATGCCAATCACTGCAGTCTGTGCCGTAATTGGCGCACTAACAATTGCCGGAGTTCCACCAACGAGTGGATTCATGGGTGAGTGGACTTTGTTTGCCGGTGCATTAGACACAGCAGTCAAAGAAAATGCCGCAAGTGGCGCAACGCTACGATACATCACATTTGGATTGGGACTCGTTGCCACAGTAATTACAATGTCTTACATGCTCTGGATGCTAAAGCGAGTATTCTTTGGAAAACTACCAGAGCACCTTTCACACGTAAAGGAGGCAAGCTGGTACATGACTGCTCCAATGATGGTTCTAGCTGGATTTACTATTGTGGTGGGCATATACCCAGACTTGTTCTTTGAGGATATCATCCCATACATGAAAGGAGTGCTTGGCGTATAA
- a CDS encoding NADH-quinone oxidoreductase subunit L, translated as MLSFLPDFAPTSAWLVWILPFIAALIIPAVGKATQRGTGWVAVGFALMSAISAATLLPGALEAHEVHDQVNWISTIGIKAGVLADPLAVIMANVVGWISFLIMVYSTGYMKGDKDITRFWFWMMFFIGSMQIIVLSDNLLMMFFGWEGVGLASYALISFWYRDKHKDHVGVQGRTVLGLQEYYAPTHAGMKAFIMTKVGDIMMLAGMFLIFAFAGTFGFRELMNDTAWASAMQAQGLLVPAAVLLFGGAIGKSAQFPLNEWLLEAMTGPTAVSALIHAATMVKAGVFLVARIGPLFFALAAAGFALDQFFEVIAWVGGITAILLATQGMVNPEIKKVLAYSTGSQIGFMMMAMGVAGLSHQYVDGYTAGFFHLISHAMFKASLFMAAGSLLHVVGSRFMTDMGGLRKHMKKTYAFMWAAGLGLMGAPFITTGFWSKDAIFAAVYESGNTWAMPLFAIAVLTAVITTFYTTRMIGMVFFGDKSKHIEHMEKEGHHVHEASLSMWAPYGILAVLTIGIGIVGLSAEHGIHELFTEYLGHTFNIEAEHGLVPEHDEESILPSFLEGINPVALMASLAAFGIGISLGYVFYIGRFVDPVKFVNSNIFFYAIHKTLLNRWYLNAIVYWCFVVAPLWLARGIWRYFERYAIDLGLNVGFEKSVGWSAKVVQKAQTGVVQSYLYVFGAGILFVVLFLFL; from the coding sequence ATGCTGAGCTTTTTGCCAGACTTTGCGCCAACAAGTGCATGGCTTGTCTGGATTTTACCATTTATCGCAGCTCTAATTATTCCGGCAGTCGGAAAAGCAACACAACGTGGTACTGGATGGGTAGCAGTAGGATTTGCTTTGATGAGTGCAATTTCTGCTGCGACACTTTTGCCTGGTGCACTAGAAGCACACGAAGTGCATGACCAGGTAAACTGGATCTCAACAATTGGAATCAAAGCAGGAGTGCTAGCTGACCCACTAGCTGTAATAATGGCAAATGTAGTTGGGTGGATTTCATTTTTGATAATGGTTTACAGCACTGGATACATGAAAGGCGACAAGGACATTACTCGATTCTGGTTCTGGATGATGTTCTTTATTGGTTCGATGCAGATCATCGTATTGTCTGATAACCTACTAATGATGTTCTTTGGATGGGAAGGCGTAGGACTTGCATCATACGCACTGATTTCGTTCTGGTATAGGGACAAACACAAGGACCATGTCGGCGTTCAGGGAAGAACCGTACTGGGATTACAAGAGTATTATGCGCCGACACACGCAGGTATGAAGGCATTCATCATGACCAAGGTCGGCGACATCATGATGCTAGCTGGAATGTTCTTGATTTTCGCATTTGCAGGCACATTTGGATTCAGAGAATTAATGAACGACACTGCATGGGCTAGTGCGATGCAAGCACAAGGCTTGCTGGTACCAGCAGCTGTTTTGCTATTTGGAGGCGCAATCGGAAAATCTGCGCAATTCCCACTAAACGAATGGTTACTAGAAGCAATGACAGGCCCAACCGCAGTTTCTGCACTGATTCACGCGGCAACAATGGTGAAGGCAGGTGTTTTCTTGGTTGCAAGAATTGGACCGCTTTTCTTTGCATTGGCTGCTGCCGGATTTGCACTAGACCAATTCTTTGAAGTAATTGCTTGGGTTGGAGGAATCACCGCAATACTATTGGCTACGCAAGGAATGGTAAATCCAGAAATAAAGAAAGTACTGGCATACTCTACTGGCTCGCAAATCGGTTTCATGATGATGGCAATGGGTGTTGCTGGTCTATCGCACCAGTACGTTGATGGTTACACCGCCGGATTCTTCCATCTTATTTCACACGCAATGTTCAAGGCATCACTCTTCATGGCCGCCGGCTCATTACTCCATGTGGTGGGATCCAGATTCATGACAGACATGGGAGGACTGCGAAAGCATATGAAAAAGACATATGCGTTCATGTGGGCTGCAGGCCTAGGCCTGATGGGTGCTCCATTTATCACGACTGGATTTTGGAGCAAGGATGCAATCTTTGCCGCAGTGTACGAGTCTGGCAACACTTGGGCAATGCCGTTATTTGCAATTGCAGTACTGACTGCAGTTATTACTACTTTCTATACTACAAGAATGATTGGAATGGTCTTCTTTGGAGATAAATCCAAGCACATTGAGCACATGGAAAAAGAAGGTCACCACGTCCACGAGGCAAGCCTCTCCATGTGGGCTCCATATGGAATTCTAGCGGTGCTGACAATTGGCATTGGTATAGTTGGATTGTCCGCAGAACACGGCATCCATGAATTATTCACAGAATACTTGGGACACACATTCAACATCGAGGCAGAACACGGCCTGGTACCAGAACATGATGAAGAAAGCATACTGCCGTCATTCTTGGAGGGAATCAACCCAGTTGCACTGATGGCATCGCTTGCAGCATTTGGAATTGGAATATCTTTGGGATATGTCTTCTATATTGGAAGATTTGTAGACCCAGTCAAGTTTGTGAACTCTAACATTTTCTTTTATGCAATTCATAAGACTTTGCTGAATAGATGGTACCTCAATGCGATAGTTTACTGGTGCTTTGTAGTGGCACCACTATGGCTTGCAAGAGGAATCTGGAGATACTTTGAGAGATATGCAATCGACTTGGGCCTTAACGTCGGCTTTGAAAAGTCCGTCGGCTGGAGCGCCAAAGTAGTGCAAAAGGCCCAGACCGGCGTGGTACAGTCTTATCTTTACGTATTTGGAGCGGGAATACTATTCGTAGTATTGTTCCTGTTCTTGTAG
- a CDS encoding NADH-quinone oxidoreductase subunit N: protein MIEITSTPIVLIAILGSIGMILPVISVIRKEKGSNSFYAAIAFGALIASIGYVAYEIVSGQLPPAAVFSADVLANDSFSGLFAIAMLIVAIITTAGSFNFMRGQAHPPVYYSLILLSTIGMVLVAYSTDLVMLFVAWELMSIPTYVLAGFMKKNPSSNEAALKYFLFGALSSAIIIYGISIVYGLTGSTNIGEVMMGLANLDPSMMPLALLAVGMFIAGFGFKMGLVPFHMWLPDTYEGAPPTITALLAAGTKKAGFAAALRVIIMGTIALQLDWTFALGVIAVMTMTVGNIAAIMQKNISRMLAYSSIGHAGYILIGLAVAPFTSLGIQGSLFHVLNHSVMKGAAFIAIAGIVTTIGITNIDKLKGLGRKMPITSIGLVISILALAGVPPTAGFWSKLILFGSALETGLPAWAGWLAIAGVLNSALSLAYYGWIIRKMYFEGETEKKVKEPKAIIGVMIFSIIFLIGIGVYPDPIIEFTKNAVPILDTALTISK from the coding sequence ATGATAGAAATCACATCAACTCCAATTGTCCTGATTGCAATACTGGGTTCAATCGGCATGATTCTCCCAGTTATATCCGTAATACGAAAGGAAAAGGGGTCGAACTCGTTTTATGCGGCAATTGCATTTGGTGCACTGATAGCATCAATTGGCTATGTTGCATACGAGATAGTCTCAGGCCAGCTTCCTCCAGCAGCGGTATTTTCTGCAGATGTTCTTGCAAATGACTCCTTTAGCGGCCTGTTCGCAATAGCAATGCTAATTGTCGCAATAATCACAACTGCAGGCTCGTTTAATTTCATGCGTGGACAAGCTCATCCTCCAGTCTACTATTCTCTGATATTATTATCCACAATAGGAATGGTGCTAGTTGCATATTCTACTGATCTAGTAATGCTCTTTGTAGCATGGGAGCTAATGTCAATTCCAACATATGTTTTGGCTGGATTTATGAAAAAGAATCCAAGCTCAAACGAGGCGGCACTCAAGTACTTCCTCTTCGGCGCATTGTCTTCTGCAATTATAATTTATGGAATTTCTATAGTGTATGGTCTGACTGGCTCGACAAACATTGGCGAGGTCATGATGGGCCTTGCAAATCTAGATCCTTCAATGATGCCGCTTGCCCTCTTGGCAGTAGGTATGTTCATTGCAGGATTTGGATTCAAGATGGGTCTAGTCCCATTCCACATGTGGCTTCCAGACACCTATGAGGGTGCGCCCCCAACAATCACTGCACTGTTAGCAGCTGGAACCAAAAAGGCAGGATTTGCAGCCGCCCTTCGAGTAATCATAATGGGTACTATAGCACTGCAGCTAGACTGGACATTTGCACTAGGTGTAATTGCAGTAATGACAATGACTGTTGGAAACATTGCAGCCATAATGCAAAAGAACATTTCACGTATGCTTGCGTATTCCAGTATAGGTCATGCCGGCTACATATTGATTGGACTGGCAGTTGCTCCGTTTACATCACTTGGCATTCAGGGATCATTGTTCCATGTCTTGAATCACTCTGTCATGAAGGGTGCAGCATTCATTGCAATTGCAGGCATTGTTACTACAATTGGCATAACAAATATCGATAAACTCAAGGGCCTAGGCAGAAAGATGCCAATCACATCGATAGGTCTGGTCATATCAATATTGGCACTGGCAGGTGTACCACCGACTGCAGGATTTTGGAGCAAGCTGATTCTCTTTGGCTCTGCGCTAGAGACTGGACTTCCGGCGTGGGCAGGCTGGCTTGCAATAGCGGGTGTTCTCAACTCTGCATTGTCTCTGGCTTACTATGGTTGGATCATACGAAAGATGTACTTTGAAGGTGAGACTGAGAAAAAGGTCAAGGAACCAAAGGCAATCATCGGTGTAATGATATTCTCTATAATATTTCTAATCGGAATAGGAGTCTATCCAGACCCAATTATAGAATTCACAAAGAATGCAGTACCAATACTGGATACCGCGCTTACAATTTCAAAGTAG